The Hippopotamus amphibius kiboko isolate mHipAmp2 chromosome 3, mHipAmp2.hap2, whole genome shotgun sequence genomic interval GGGAACAGGTGCTGTGTCGACCAGTAGGGATGGGCAAGGTCACTGCTGCAAAGGCTTTGGGGGAGGAGGCTAGTTCCAACAGGATGGGGAGGCCTCTTGAAGGGGCCCCAACAAGTGGAGGAACAGGCACGGATGCCATTCACTGACCGAAGGCTCATTGAGCATCTCCTCTCCTACGTGCCAGGCCCTGAGGGGACAATAAGATGACAAAATTTACTGTTCCCGTCCTCAAGGAAGTGCTGCGCCGTGACCTGAAAGTCAGATGTGGATATAATCAACTGCCAGGGGTGGGAGGTCGAAAGGTTTCACAGGGCTGAGGATTTGAGCAGGGCCACAGAAGAAGTAGAGGAGTTTGCCAGACTGATGGGGTGCCAAGGTTGAAAACCTCCAGGAACGTAGTCTATTGGAAAAACCTGTTGAACCTGTGGTCCAAGACTAGATTGAGGTAGCGGGATGCCAAGGCATGTAGGCTGTGTTTATTGTGGCTAGCGCCTGGTGGGCTccaggggaagggagaaagagactcTGGGTGGGAAAGTTCCTTCCCTACACATACCGCCAAGTTTGGGGAATCCTGTTCTCTGTATTGTTGGTTGTGGACACCCTTACTGATAACGCcgtccccctcctcttcctccatagTGGCCCAGCAGGAGAAGACCCCACCGCCAAGGCCCAACCTGCTGGAGGCAGGCAGTGATGGCTGTGAGGAGCCCAAACAGCAGGTGTCTTGGGAGCAGGAGTTCCTGGTTGGGAACAGCCCGGGAGGCAGCGGAAGGGCGCTGTGCATGGTGTGTGGGGCCGAAATCCGGGCCCCCTCGGCAGACACGGCGCGCGCCCACATCCTGGAACAGCATCCTCACACCCTGGACCTGAACACTTCCGAGAAGAGCAACATCCTGGAGGCCTGGAGTGAGGGGGTAGCCCTTTTGCAAGACTTCAGAGCCGAACAGCCGTCCCCGCCCCACTCAGGTagctgggccgggggggggggcgtggaggTGGAAGGAAAAGTCAGAACTCTTGTCGCTCACTGGCATCTGCCCCCTTCAGACTCAGGCCAGGATGTTGATGTAGACCCAGACTCCGACCCGGACCCTGCCAAAATGCCAGCGGAGATTGTCGTCCTCCTCGACTCTGAGGACAGCACATCCCACCCTAGAAGGAGCCGACCCAGGGGACTCCGCCCTCTGGAGCTTCCCGGTCAGTCATCCCCAAGTCAGCAAGTCAgcgaggggagggggaagcatgGGCCCTGCGATCTGAGTGGAGAGGGGCTGCTGGGCAGGTACCTTCAGCAGCCCTGAGGTTGCAGGATTCAGGCCTCTTAAAAAGGTCTCATGTTTTGCAGCGGCCCCAGTAGCAGAGCCGGTAAGCAAGAAGCCCCGTGGTCAGAGATGGAAGGAGCCCCCTGGGGAGGAGCcggtcagaaagaaaagaggcagaCCCATGACCAAAACCCTGGACCTGGACCCAGACCCGGACCCAGGTGAAGGGGAGGAAGGTGTGGGCTCCAGGAGAAAAGCTGGAACTGGGGACTGGGGACGGGGGCTGGCAGCAGAGAGCACCTGCCCCTCAGCTGAGGCCATGGGCTCAGGCCTTGGGAGTCTGAGCTCACAGTTCCGTCCTGTTCTCCCTTCCAGAGCCCTCCTCACCTGACTCACCCACCGAGACTTTTGCGGCTCCGGCCGAGGTCCGACACTTCACCGACGGCAGCTTTCCCGCCGGCTTCGTCCTCCAGCTCTTCTCCCACACCCAGCTCAGGGCCTCAGACAGCAAGGACTCGCCCAAAGAGGGGAGAGTGGCAGAAGGAGGCCTTCTCCAGCCGGAAAGCCCCTCCCCAGGTGAGCTCCTGAGAGGGTGTGGCAAGTCGGGGGTCAGGAACGCCacatccccagggcctggcctccACGATGCTGCTCTGCAGCAGAGCCCGGGATAGGGGTGGCTGGTGCTCCAGGCCCCTGGGAGACGGGCCAAGGGCAGGTGGATTTGAATACAGCAGCCAGCCAAAGAGCTGAGTTTTTTGTGAGCTCCTTGGGAGTGTCCTGGTCATTAGGTTGGGTTAGGCCAGTGCTCCCCAAAGCCCGACACCCTTCACCACACTTAAGGTTGATTCCAGCTGCAGCCTGAGGTGCCCACCTTGGCCCTGGTGGAGCAGGGGCCTAAAAGGGACTGATAACAGAATAGACAGGGGCGAACACTCAGCAGACACCTCAGCTCAGTTTATgtctttcgtttttttttttttaattttattatttattttattttttggctgtattgaatcttcattgctgcactcaggctttctctagttgtggagagcgtggtctactcttcgttgcagtgtgggcttcttattgcagtggcttctcttgttgaggagtgtgggctctaggagtgcgggcttcagtagttgcagcacatgggctcagtagttttggctcgcaggctctagagcacgggctcagtagttgtggtgcacgggcttagttgctccgaggcatgtgggatcttcccggaccagggatcgaacccatgtcccctgcattggcaggctgattcttaaccactgcgctacctggGAAGCCCGTCAGTTTATGTCTAATAATAGCTGTAAGCGCTTGTGTTTTTATCGTGTCCTTCGatgcttgtttgcttgtttctgtttgttttggcctCAGCATGCGTCATGCGGgattcttagttccctgaccagggatcaaacccatgtcccctgcataggaagtgtggagtcttaaccactggaccaccagggaagtcccagtgtccTCcgattttaagaaactttcataTGCAGCTCATTTGGTCCTTATAAAGGTATCTTTTCCAGATGGAgaagctgagtctcagagagaTGGTTCCTTCTCTATGGCCCTTGTAttcatttcctgtggctgctgtaataaattaccacaaacttagtggcttccAACAACACAGATATACTACTTTTTAGTCCTGGAGGTGAGAGGACTGGAACAGGTGTCACTGGGCTGCAGTCAGGGTGTCGGCAGGACCGAGTTCCTTTCTGGCTCCTAAAGGGGGACATCTTGCCTCTTCCCGCTTCTAGCGGCCAcctgctttccttggcttgtggtctccttccatcttcaaagcaggCCGTCTTTCTCAGGATGCTGTCTTTGGTTCTGACTCTtttgcctcctccttcccctttaaggacccttgtgattgcaCTGAGCCCACCCAGATCACCcagatctgtattttattttaaagagcaaTGTCAGTTCCATCTGTAGCCTGAATTTTCCCTTGCCGTGTAACATACCGTACTCGCAGgtcctggggattaggacttggacatctttgggggaccaGTATGCTGCTACCACAGTCACGTAGCCCAGCAGTAGCAGAATTGAGATGAGGCTGGTCCGTGTTCCAGCAGGGCAGCGGCTGAGCCTGGTTCCTCTCTCTCTTCGTCCTGCCAGGCCAGGCCCCGCTCGCAGCATCTTGGGCGCAGAAAGTGGTTCTTGAAGGAGTGAATGTGACAGAGAGTGCCTCGTCCCGGCCTTCCTGAATGGGCATTTGGAATTGGAGCCCTGAGAGAGTTGGCACACGGGGTGCTGGAGGCCCCCCAGAGCAGGGCTCTCAAAAAGCAGAGGCCCTTTTTGCCTAAAGGAAAGGGCCAACCTGTCACTTCGGCACATATCACTCAGTGGTGACCACTGTCAAAAATTTGGTTTGCGTCCTCCAGAGCTCTTACAAAGCTCTGTGTGCACATATGTGCACGTGTGCTTTcgtctatttattttttaccgCTTTTTCTAGTCTGGAGGCAGCCCTCACCCCATGAGGTTTTAACTGTCCCCGGTTTCAGCTTAAGTCACCTTCCAGTCCTGCCTCCCCAGGACTGCACTCGGCCTGGACTTGAGCGTTTCCCAGGCCCCCTCATATCGTCAGTGGACCCCTACTCTAAGTGGCTGACCTGTTCCACTGGCTGATGCGTCTTCTGGGTTCATTCTTGAAAGGTGGGCCTTCATTTCAAGCCCTGGGGTACCCTGTGCCCAAACCTCACCTGTCTGGAGTGACCAGGGCATCCTTCTCAGGTTCATTTGGAGTGAGTGGGCAAAGCCTGAGACTTGGGGTCCAGCAAGCTGATTGAATGATGTGAGAGGGATGGTGGGGCTGAGAGGTGTTCCCGGGAGTGGCAGGGACCTTTGGAGGGTGGAGACAGTCCAGAAACTGCAGGAGATACTAAGTGACACGGCAGCGAGTGTTTATGCAGCCCAGCCCAAGGGAAGCGCTCCGGGAAATGACAGGAGTGGTGCAGCCTTTGTCCGCAAGAAACTCACAGTCTGTCTAGGGGTACAAGCCGGCAAACAGAATAGCGGGGCGCCCACCGTGGTTGTGTGTAGGACTCAGGCTCCACACCAGTGGTTGCAGGCTGGTTTCGGGGGTTTAAGGACGCAGAACTTAGATTTCTCAGAAACCTGTGAGGCTTTAACCACAATGTCTCTACTTTGAgtagttttatttattgaagttcTGCACAAATCTTATCTGAGTAAAGATGCTACCACtttagaaaagaagatgaaaaatcaAGGGTTTAGGAGTTGAGGGGCAGGGAGCCGCTGTGGTCAGGTCAGCTGAGCTGATGGATATAAATGTGAAGCGGTCAGGGAAGACTTGCTGGGCTTCCGGGGCTTCGCAAGGTGAGGGCGGGCAGGGCGTCCAGGCCAGGAGAGGAGGTGAGCCCTGAGGGCGTGCTGGCAAAGAGTGGCAAAAAGCCTCTTCTGTCCTCCTGGTGTTTAATTTGAATAGGACCTGGAGATCTGGCTTAGGATACCTCGGCCAGACCCAGTGTGTTCCCAGGCTGGACCAAGGAgaaagaaggtgtgtgtgtgtgtgtttgtgtgtgtgtgtgttcatatggGCAGGCTCTTCGTGCACTGCTGTACAGGTGAGTAGATGGTGCCTCCTTCACTTGTCATTCTGGTGGTGGCATTTCCAGAGTCTCTGCTCGGAGACAAGCCTTAGTGAGAAACGAGAGAAATGGGCCCCAGCCACCCTCTGGAGAAGGTGTACCTGTTTACACACAAgtgtggaggaaggggagggggatgaaGCTGGGGAAGCAGAGGGATTGGGGCCAGCACAGAAGTAGGGGCGGTTCCGGGGTTGGGGTACTGAGGGGACTCCGCGTGTCCCAGGGATGGATAATGTCCTCCTGACTTGCTCTTTGATGGCCTAGGGCTCTGGTCATGCACTGTTTCTGAAAGATCTCCCTACTGCATCTCAGGCCTCACTCTCCtgacactcccctccccaccacccaccccctgccctcctgctTGCTGTCAGGAAGAACGGGCACTTAATTCCAGTGTACTTAGgtcttttcatatattattgCCTGAAATCCACACgaccattttacagaggaggaaactgagccttgGGCAGCCTGTGTGTGTTTTGCCCGTGTGGCGCTCCACCTGCGCTGAGGGCAAGGGATCAGGTCTCCTCTGTGGCCCCAGAAGCTGTCCTTTCCTCCGGGTCTTCCCCATCAGCCTACACAAAGCTGTTGTTTCTCCCTTCTTGACCCCTCATCCCACCCTAGCCACTGTCCCATTTGTCCCCAAACCTTTCCAGCAAAGCTGGAGAGCGTCTCTCTACCGTCTCCAGTCTGTCTTTGGAAGCCACTTGAATCAAACTCACGCTCACCACTTCACACTAAAATGGCTTTTTCGGCA includes:
- the SPINDOC gene encoding spindlin interactor and repressor of chromatin-binding protein isoform X3, producing the protein MALKAEGAALDCFEVTLKCEEGEDDEEAMVVAVIPRPEPMLRVAQQEKTPPPRPNLLEAGSDGCEEPKQQVSWEQEFLVGNSPGGSGRALCMVCGAEIRAPSADTARAHILEQHPHTLDLNTSEKSNILEAWSEGVALLQDFRAEQPSPPHSDSGQDVDVDPDSDPDPAKMPAEIVVLLDSEDSTSHPRRSRPRGLRPLELPEPSSPDSPTETFAAPAEVRHFTDGSFPAGFVLQLFSHTQLRASDSKDSPKEGRVAEGGLLQPESPSPAPSPGLRGTLDLQVIRVRLEEPPAVSLLQDWSKHPQGTKSVGAGDTPDWPPVLSESSTTAGGQPKAGSGL
- the SPINDOC gene encoding spindlin interactor and repressor of chromatin-binding protein isoform X1, producing the protein MALKAEGAALDCFEVTLKCEEGEDDEEAMVVAVIPRPEPMLRVAQQEKTPPPRPNLLEAGSDGCEEPKQQVSWEQEFLVGNSPGGSGRALCMVCGAEIRAPSADTARAHILEQHPHTLDLNTSEKSNILEAWSEGVALLQDFRAEQPSPPHSDSGQDVDVDPDSDPDPAKMPAEIVVLLDSEDSTSHPRRSRPRGLRPLELPAAPVAEPVSKKPRGQRWKEPPGEEPVRKKRGRPMTKTLDLDPDPDPEPSSPDSPTETFAAPAEVRHFTDGSFPAGFVLQLFSHTQLRASDSKDSPKEGRVAEGGLLQPESPSPAPSPGLRGTLDLQVIRVRLEEPPAVSLLQDWSKHPQGTKSVGAGDTPDWPPVLSESSTTAGGQPKAGSGL
- the SPINDOC gene encoding spindlin interactor and repressor of chromatin-binding protein isoform X2, with amino-acid sequence MALKAEGAALDCFEVTLKCEEGEDDEEAMVVAVIPRPEPMLRVAQQEKTPPPRPNLLEAGSDGCEEPKQQVSWEQEFLVGNSPGGSGRALCMVCGAEIRAPSADTARAHILEQHPHTLDLNTSEKSNILEAWSEGVALLQDFRAEQPSPPHSDSGQDVDVDPDSDPDPAKMPAEIVVLLDSEDSTSHPRRSRPRGLRPLELPAAPVAEPVSKKPRGQRWKEPPGEEPVRKKRGRPMTKTLDLDPDPDPEPSSPDSPTETFAAPAEVRHFTDGSFPAGFVLQLFSHTQLRASDSKDSPKEGRVAEGGLLQPESPSPDGEAESQRDGSFSMALVFISCGCCNKLPQT